The DNA region GGATTTTAGGATCGTTTATGATGGTTTTAGGTGGCCAACCTTCCTTAATgaacttgatgatttgttGTAAGGTATCATCATTTTTGGTTGTATTTTGAATTGTCTTGAACGACAATGGGACTGCTTGCAGTGATTCGTTCAAGATGCTCCGAATACTTTTTTCGAAAGTGAGATTAGCTATGACCATCTCTTCATCTGGCCGCACATGTCGATTGATAAGACGTGATAATACGTCGGCGTGACCAAAACTATCTGTAGAGATATAGTTAATCGAAAAATCGTAGAGCAGAAGAGTTAATGCCCATCGTTGTAAACGATTTGCTGTATACGTTGGTATACCCTTCTTTGCACCAAAAATAGCCAATAAAGGTTTGTGATCTGTTTCCAGAATGAATCGACGCCCATAAATCATTCTGTGAAAGCGTGTAACCGCAAATATCAAAGCCAGCGCCTCTTTTTCAATTTGGCTATAGTTACTTTCAGCTGATGTTAAGCTACGCGACACATGGTAAATGGCTTTTATTGATCCATCAGGAAACTTGTGAGCAATGCGAGCACCCAATCCTACGTTTGAAGCGTCTGCAGATACTATTATCTCCATTTTTGGATTGTAATGCGTTAGCAGTAATGGAGATTGTAAAATTTCTCGAAAACGATCGAATGATCTTTGGCATGCTGTGGACCAATGAAATTTAATACCTGCCTTCAAAAGTTGATCCATGGGCTGACGGAGTGTGCGCATTTCTTGGACATATTTGCCATAATAATTTATGGCTCCAAGGTATGATCGCAGCGTTGGAATGTCGTGCGGCGGTGGCATGCTCACAATTGGTGCTATTTTATCTGGATCTGGCCGGATTCCTTGTGCATCAAGGATTTGTCCCAGATATTTGACTTGGCGCATATtgaaattacatttttcaatgcgTACGGTAAGTCCGTAATCTCGCAAACGGTTTAGCACGAGATGTAAGTTTTGCTGATGCTCATCTTCGTTTCGTCCACCTACTAATATGTCGTCCAGGTACCCTGTGGTGCTATTGAGCCCAGCGAGCATCGTGTCCATCAACTTTTGAAATGCCCCTGGCGCTGATTTGATGCCGGGTGACAATCGTGTGAATTGAAACAGTCCCTTGTGGGTGTTGATGGTTAGGAATGGTTGGCTTGCTTCGTCTACGGGTACTTGTAGGTAGGCGTCCGACAAATCAATGTGGCTGAAAATGACGCAGTTAGCCATTTTCACGAAGATATCCTCTGGCAGTGGTAAAGGATAATTATTCGACTCCAGCACGTTGTTCAACCCCGTCGAGAAATCCGCACAAATACGAACGGTGCCGTTCGGTTTTCGTACCACGACGATGGGTGCCGCCCAGTCAGAAAAGTCCACTTTTTTGATGATGCCAAGACTTTCCAGACGATGCAGCTCATCTTCAACAACAGCTTCCATCATGTACGCAACGGGTCTCTTTGCACGAAATACTGGTGTAGGCGTGCCCTTCAACGTAAGTTGTACTGCTGTCTTGTTGTACAACCCCATTTTGTCGTTGAAGACGTCTGGATAACGAGACCGTAGTTCTGCTATGTTTGTCGTCTTCGTGGTGCAGATCTGGTTGCAGAACGCTGTGATTGGCTCGTTCCACAGTCCAAAAAGGTCCATCATATCAATCCCTAAAACGTTAAGATTGACATTCGGATCAGTTACAAAACACTTACCCTGTTTCGTAACGTTATTGAT from Anopheles coluzzii chromosome X, AcolN3, whole genome shotgun sequence includes:
- the LOC125908398 gene encoding uncharacterized protein K02A2.6-like is translated as MRLINKLNEAQDITLQQIVEQCNSLVNLKQDTVLVEQPSSVQYVANKGSSQQQRHPSGGNKQQDHPRTPCWSCGAMHFHKDCPSRNHKCKDCGKIGHSEGYCACFTSMATTSAPAQKAPWKKQYKRKQHQGQTSKIVTVNHVTQRRKFVSVHLNNIPHRLQIDTGSDITIISHQAWKRIGSPAVKPATCNARTASGDPLQLAAELECSITINNVTKQGIDMMDLFGLWNEPITAFCNQICTTKTTNIAELRSRYPDVFNDKMGLYNKTAVQLTLKGTPTPVFRAKRPVAYMMEAVVEDELHRLESLGIIKKVDFSDWAAPIVVVRKPNGTVRICADFSTGLNNVLESNNYPLPLPEDIFVKMANCVIFSHIDLSDAYLQVPVDEASQPFLTINTHKGLFQFTRLSPGIKSAPGAFQKLMDTMLAGLNSTTGYLDDILVGGRNEDEHQQNLHLVLNRLRDYGLTVRIEKCNFNMRQVKYLGQILDAQGIRPDPDKIAPIIVLVTPTYYHVLSIDMCGQMKRWS